One Vibrio sp. 16 genomic window carries:
- a CDS encoding beta-prism lectin domain-containing protein translates to MEHKYISLTAVLISLNSMTVFASAEEGVGCIVSKETGDKYCLNVGERSGYSLPSFIYEHEVDVYAGAGAGVMLSDWDNLSYNRLAVFTGYTPNSELEAVKAYNGKVLDFSAPRSMRVVSRSPEVEPVLAWSWQGSSFMPEYDQVIVSPVVVQLNDDNNDGSIDNQDTADIIVITFEDNQYTDGGLVRALSGVDGSEIWDYSNGGVIADARYSVAAGDLDGDGIVEIITSNRGSTHYNVLDNAGNLKKKIDKNQTGGRTIGQVSIADLNNDGTVEIIAPDGVYNYDSGLSLFSYAWTPSPISIDFDSDGKQEVFADQTLFDRNGGAIWNHQSASKVWFSSVANLDSDVSPELIVSSPASKSTSENSFISVLEHDGTVKWSVNNTSNPGGGVQAVSNFLGYPVETVVKESDLFGFEYGDDKRLAVGNDSLLYVNSGLAIDAVGTTPTNLFGGNGGHTNSPVDLTEVRKIAITSGKYYWGGKHLLALKFFMNDGTTEMFGSKNSSFWQQTDYFHVPQDSEISAVNVWSNGWLVEALQFELTSAQSINSTGIVYAGYNAVDMYDRTGQLVWSVPNDDSSSGKIGVSAYDFDGDGIDEVLVQDHMRVRILDGRSGLVLNEITNSTGTLWESPVVADLAGDNNAELIVVANDYDSRYSFNHGVYVFKSADLNKPWKNATRIWNQHSFHQSNITQEGAIPSKYEPSWLTHNTYRSSTLPTKKGTGTDIIGFPTGKPTNVDLDDELYVRSGWMIDALGEDDDEMVGGPGGVLGIPVDLEKVAKIEVTSGTFYWGGNHIVALTFTYHDGTVLFYGSKHYAHSQKTDIVEIPSGEELEEINVWSSGRYVDAVQFILD, encoded by the coding sequence ATGGAACACAAATATATTTCCCTGACAGCAGTGTTAATATCGTTGAACTCAATGACGGTTTTTGCTTCTGCTGAAGAAGGTGTAGGTTGTATTGTTAGCAAAGAAACTGGAGATAAATACTGTTTAAACGTAGGGGAGCGCTCAGGTTATTCTCTCCCCTCTTTTATTTATGAACATGAAGTTGATGTTTATGCTGGTGCCGGCGCAGGGGTGATGCTTAGTGATTGGGACAATTTATCCTATAACCGTTTGGCGGTTTTTACTGGTTATACTCCCAATTCAGAACTAGAAGCTGTAAAAGCATATAATGGTAAAGTACTAGACTTCTCTGCACCTCGTTCAATGCGAGTTGTTTCTCGCTCTCCTGAAGTCGAACCAGTATTGGCTTGGTCTTGGCAAGGAAGCAGCTTCATGCCGGAATATGACCAAGTGATTGTTTCTCCGGTTGTTGTGCAGTTGAACGATGATAACAACGATGGAAGTATAGATAACCAAGATACTGCGGATATTATCGTCATTACGTTTGAGGATAATCAATATACCGACGGCGGATTAGTTCGTGCGCTGAGTGGTGTCGACGGCAGTGAAATTTGGGATTACAGCAACGGTGGTGTTATTGCCGATGCGAGGTATTCAGTAGCAGCTGGTGATCTCGATGGAGATGGAATTGTCGAAATCATTACCAGCAATCGAGGAAGTACCCACTACAACGTTCTCGATAACGCAGGTAACCTGAAGAAAAAAATTGACAAAAACCAGACGGGTGGCCGTACTATTGGACAAGTTAGTATTGCAGATTTGAATAACGATGGGACTGTCGAAATTATTGCACCAGATGGTGTCTATAATTATGACTCTGGTCTGTCACTATTTAGTTATGCTTGGACGCCTTCCCCTATATCTATCGATTTTGATAGTGACGGAAAACAAGAAGTATTTGCCGATCAAACTCTATTTGACAGAAATGGTGGGGCGATTTGGAACCATCAATCAGCGAGTAAGGTTTGGTTTTCTTCTGTCGCGAATCTAGATAGCGATGTTAGCCCTGAATTAATTGTTTCGTCGCCAGCTTCCAAGTCCACATCTGAAAACAGTTTCATCTCCGTTTTAGAACATGATGGGACCGTCAAATGGAGTGTAAATAATACAAGTAACCCTGGTGGAGGAGTGCAAGCTGTTTCCAATTTCTTGGGATACCCTGTTGAAACCGTAGTGAAGGAATCAGATCTTTTTGGCTTCGAGTATGGTGATGATAAGCGCTTAGCTGTGGGTAATGACAGCTTGTTGTACGTAAACTCTGGTCTGGCTATCGATGCGGTTGGTACAACACCGACAAATTTATTTGGTGGGAATGGTGGCCACACTAATAGCCCCGTAGACCTTACTGAGGTACGTAAAATAGCCATTACTTCGGGTAAGTATTATTGGGGCGGTAAACACTTATTGGCATTGAAATTCTTTATGAATGATGGAACTACGGAGATGTTTGGGTCCAAGAATTCATCTTTCTGGCAGCAAACGGATTATTTCCATGTTCCGCAAGACAGCGAAATCAGCGCGGTGAATGTTTGGTCAAATGGCTGGTTAGTTGAGGCTTTGCAGTTTGAACTTACTTCGGCACAGTCAATTAACAGTACTGGTATCGTGTACGCTGGTTACAACGCCGTAGATATGTACGACCGTACTGGGCAATTGGTTTGGTCTGTACCTAACGATGACTCAAGTAGTGGCAAAATAGGCGTATCTGCTTATGATTTTGATGGCGATGGTATTGATGAGGTACTTGTTCAGGATCATATGCGAGTAAGAATCTTAGATGGTCGAAGTGGTCTTGTGCTAAATGAAATTACAAATTCGACTGGCACGTTGTGGGAGTCACCGGTTGTCGCGGATTTAGCTGGTGACAACAATGCAGAACTTATTGTTGTTGCTAATGACTACGACTCAAGATACTCGTTCAACCATGGCGTATACGTATTTAAGTCCGCGGATCTTAACAAGCCTTGGAAAAACGCTACTCGAATTTGGAACCAACATTCTTTCCATCAATCGAACATCACGCAAGAAGGTGCTATTCCTAGCAAGTATGAGCCTAGTTGGTTGACGCACAATACGTATCGTTCGAGTACATTACCGACGAAGAAGGGTACAGGTACTGACATCATCGGTTTCCCAACAGGTAAGCCTACCAACGTAGATTTGGATGATGAGCTTTACGTACGATCTGGCTGGATGATCGATGCTTTAGGCGAAGATGATGACGAAATGGTTGGCGGACCAGGTGGTGTTCTTGGTATCCCTGTTGACTTAGAAAAGGTAGCGAAAATTGAAGTAACTTCAGGCACGTTTTACTGGGGTGGAAATCATATCGTTGCACTGACGTTTACCTATCATGATGGAACTGTCCTGTTTTATGGATCAAAGCATTATGCCCATTCTCAGAAAACAGATATTGTTGAAATTCCTTCGGGTGAAGAGCTTGAAGAGATCAATGTTTGGAGTTCTGGACGGTATGTTGATGCAGTACAATTTATTCTAGATTAA
- a CDS encoding DUF2913 family protein, translated as MRSIHTKIKPEFEPLLSELALHALLHLYTSNAGKVSLKRSRSDVNDVISGWLNKASNSKKYKPFKKKIRSLVTHARSQRLDMEAMLENLLPPEGGDELPHLDSFLLLINTLEKELNTTVLVSSPESVDLQFNPKGCLLCVLSQDLNAHFSECNRFIADISMLFRGTNGEKHAFLRTIYSSSIFEHKVEFEDGEFVRITLVLR; from the coding sequence ATGCGCAGTATTCACACTAAAATTAAACCTGAGTTTGAGCCTTTGTTGTCAGAGCTTGCGCTGCATGCACTGCTTCATCTATACACGAGTAACGCAGGTAAGGTCTCACTCAAGCGCTCACGCAGCGATGTGAATGATGTCATTTCAGGCTGGCTCAACAAGGCATCTAACAGTAAGAAATATAAGCCGTTTAAGAAGAAGATCCGTTCGCTTGTTACTCACGCACGCTCACAACGTCTCGACATGGAAGCGATGTTGGAAAATTTGTTACCGCCTGAGGGTGGGGATGAGTTACCTCACCTTGATAGCTTCCTGCTGCTCATCAATACACTAGAGAAAGAGCTAAATACGACGGTACTGGTATCAAGTCCGGAATCCGTCGACCTTCAGTTTAATCCCAAAGGGTGTTTGCTGTGTGTATTGTCTCAAGATCTGAATGCGCATTTTAGCGAATGTAACCGCTTTATCGCCGATATTTCGATGTTGTTCCGTGGTACCAACGGTGAGAAACATGCTTTCTTAAGAACGATTTACTCATCCTCAATTTTTGAACATAAAGTCGAATTTGAAGATGGGGAGTTTGTGAGGATAACTTTAGTGCTTCGCTAA
- a CDS encoding RDD family protein, whose amino-acid sequence MEQVQDSSELQLQLASRGSRLVAALIDSIVLSIFILPLMYFTGGFESFTQSPPTEPSWGYLFLLGILNFILFAIINRNLLRDKGQTIGKKWMKIGIRNQQGDLPKLNELLFKRYAYYFLIGYVPLIGGVISLVGVLLIFGSSRRCLHDIIASTQVIRLNDC is encoded by the coding sequence ATGGAACAAGTCCAAGATAGTTCTGAACTTCAACTGCAACTTGCCAGCCGAGGTTCTCGCTTAGTCGCTGCGTTGATAGATTCTATCGTCTTATCTATTTTCATACTTCCCTTGATGTACTTTACGGGAGGATTTGAGAGTTTTACTCAATCCCCCCCGACAGAGCCAAGTTGGGGGTACCTATTTTTACTAGGTATTCTCAACTTCATTTTATTTGCTATTATCAACCGTAATTTACTGCGAGATAAAGGCCAGACAATTGGCAAAAAATGGATGAAGATAGGAATTCGCAATCAACAGGGGGATCTACCCAAGCTTAACGAGTTACTGTTCAAACGGTACGCCTACTATTTTTTGATTGGTTATGTACCGCTTATCGGTGGTGTGATAAGCCTTGTTGGCGTTTTGCTCATCTTTGGTAGTTCTAGACGTTGTTTGCACGATATCATTGCCTCGACGCAAGTTATTCGTTTGAATGATTGTTAA